Proteins from a genomic interval of Candidatus Eisenbacteria bacterium:
- a CDS encoding mechanosensitive ion channel family protein — REEVTIPHSVLVGGASVNYSRQARKEGAVVRTFVAVGYDVPWRQVEAMLVDAAARATTVQREPPPRVLKSALSNHSVEYQLLFQVARAQDRYTALSDVHANILDAFNEHGVQIMTPAFEGQPANRLVVPRSQWFAAPATPEDGGGGRPG; from the coding sequence AAGAGAGGAGGTCACGATCCCCCACTCGGTGCTGGTCGGAGGCGCCTCGGTCAACTACTCGCGCCAGGCCCGGAAGGAGGGCGCGGTGGTCCGCACGTTCGTGGCCGTCGGCTACGACGTGCCCTGGCGCCAGGTCGAGGCAATGCTGGTCGACGCTGCGGCGCGTGCGACCACCGTCCAGCGCGAGCCCCCTCCACGAGTGTTGAAGAGCGCCCTTTCGAACCACTCTGTCGAGTATCAGCTGCTGTTCCAGGTCGCACGGGCCCAGGACCGCTACACGGCGCTCTCCGACGTGCACGCGAACATCCTCGACGCGTTCAATGAGCACGGCGTGCAGATCATGACGCCGGCTTTCGAGGGGCAGCCCGCGAATCGTCTGGTGGTGCCGCGGAGCCAGTGGTTCGCCGCCCCGGCCACGCCCGAGGACGGCGGCGGCGGGCGGCCGGGATAG
- a CDS encoding ester cyclase, with amino-acid sequence MQTTVETHNMELMQTLDDAWNAQDIEVFRARHKPDVIVRWPGQPDPTVGIEDHTKESIAFWKTFPDQKLDNRPYRVFFASGDWTCSIARFRGTMKGPMVVGGKELPPTGKSFEVDFYTIAKWHDGQIVEENLMYDLVGFLQQIGLSK; translated from the coding sequence ATGCAGACGACCGTTGAAACCCACAACATGGAGCTCATGCAGACGCTGGACGATGCATGGAACGCCCAGGACATCGAGGTCTTCCGGGCACGGCACAAGCCTGATGTGATCGTGCGCTGGCCCGGACAACCCGATCCGACGGTGGGGATCGAGGACCACACGAAGGAGTCGATCGCGTTCTGGAAGACGTTCCCCGATCAGAAGCTCGACAACAGGCCGTATCGCGTGTTCTTCGCCTCAGGAGACTGGACCTGCTCGATCGCCCGCTTCCGCGGCACGATGAAGGGGCCGATGGTCGTGGGCGGCAAGGAGCTCCCCCCGACCGGCAAGTCGTTCGAGGTTGACTTCTACACGATCGCCAAGTGGCATGACGGCCAGATCGTGGAAGAGAACCTCATGTACGACCTGGTGGGATTCCTCCAGCAGATCGGCCTGAGCAAGTAG